A DNA window from Halomicrobium mukohataei DSM 12286 contains the following coding sequences:
- a CDS encoding sodium:calcium antiporter, whose translation MVLFVYNTLVGVGLLAGSVVHFGTLPEVALTGIAVLGASFLLAWGAETAEKDVPRAFAIAVLAVLAVAPEYAVDALYAWNAGAGGATTEACNALSPAAIEAGETALAGACHDANLAVANMTGANRILIGIGWAGIAVFTVWRAFETKDPAVQDREGWLGDSVQLDTDIATEITFLFAATAWAFLVPLGGGIDILDTVVLVGIYVAYIALILKSDIEQGEEHVGVPRYLQQWPLPWRPLSVIVLFVYSGVVIFTAVEPFAHGLEQIGIDNGIPQFFMIQWVAPLASESPELIVVAVLVNKARSTAGFNALISSKLNQWTLLIGTLSVVFSISYGAYGVLPFDAKQAAEIWITAAQSYFALAILSNFEISIREALVLFGLFISQVILEFVLIREWLALPIDSYELLLAYTAVYLVAGTALLVKRRQSVQLLFGLTADAVRDATDRETVHEEFAD comes from the coding sequence ATGGTGCTGTTCGTCTACAACACGCTGGTCGGGGTCGGTCTGCTCGCCGGCAGCGTCGTCCACTTCGGAACGCTTCCGGAGGTCGCCCTGACGGGGATCGCCGTCCTCGGTGCGTCCTTCCTGCTGGCGTGGGGTGCCGAGACGGCGGAGAAGGACGTGCCGCGTGCCTTCGCGATCGCCGTCCTCGCGGTGCTCGCCGTCGCACCGGAGTACGCCGTCGACGCGCTGTACGCCTGGAACGCCGGTGCCGGTGGCGCGACGACCGAAGCCTGTAACGCGCTCTCGCCGGCCGCTATCGAGGCCGGCGAGACGGCGCTTGCCGGGGCCTGCCACGACGCCAACCTCGCCGTGGCCAACATGACCGGCGCGAACCGCATCCTCATCGGGATCGGCTGGGCCGGTATCGCCGTGTTCACCGTCTGGCGGGCCTTCGAGACGAAAGATCCAGCCGTCCAGGACCGCGAGGGATGGCTCGGCGACTCGGTCCAGCTCGACACGGACATCGCGACCGAGATCACCTTCCTCTTTGCGGCGACGGCGTGGGCCTTCCTGGTGCCACTGGGCGGGGGCATCGACATCCTCGATACGGTCGTCCTCGTGGGGATCTACGTCGCCTACATCGCGTTGATCCTCAAATCCGACATCGAACAGGGCGAGGAACACGTCGGCGTCCCCAGATACCTCCAGCAGTGGCCGCTGCCGTGGCGACCCCTGTCCGTGATCGTGCTGTTCGTCTACTCCGGCGTCGTGATCTTCACGGCCGTCGAGCCGTTCGCCCACGGACTCGAACAGATCGGGATCGACAACGGGATCCCGCAGTTCTTCATGATCCAGTGGGTCGCGCCACTGGCCAGCGAGTCGCCGGAGCTGATCGTCGTCGCGGTGCTGGTCAACAAGGCCCGCTCGACGGCCGGTTTCAACGCTCTGATCTCCTCGAAGCTCAACCAGTGGACGCTGCTGATCGGGACCCTCTCGGTCGTGTTCTCGATTTCGTACGGTGCCTACGGCGTCCTGCCATTCGACGCCAAGCAGGCCGCCGAAATCTGGATCACCGCCGCCCAGTCGTACTTCGCGCTGGCGATCCTCAGTAACTTCGAGATCAGCATCCGAGAGGCGCTCGTCCTCTTTGGCCTGTTCATCTCGCAGGTGATCCTGGAGTTCGTCCTGATCCGCGAGTGGCTGGCCCTGCCTATCGACAGCTACGAACTCCTGTTGGCCTACACCGCGGTCTACCTGGTCGCCGGGACGGCGCTGCTGGTCAAGCGCCGCCAGTCGGTGCAGTTACTGTTCGGGTTGACCGCCGACGCGGTCCGTGACGCGACAGACCGTGAGACCGTCCACGAGGAGTTCGCGGACTGA
- a CDS encoding D-aminoacyl-tRNA deacylase: MLAVVVSRSDSASEHVGERLLDLVEWTETVDEERPDGDGGGTVYRRDEIELRTFDSIHLDLESVATAFDDPDLLVFASRHAGETGPLLTAHHTGNFGPAEFGGADGVLARACPNAHRRVVEALESFAPEGYEVGMEATHHGPSVVGAPSMFVEVGSDEPQWDDADAARAVARAILALEDTEPDASRENGTRRHLVGFGGGHYAPRFERVRRETDWAIGHVGADWALDAMGDPRDNPDVIERAFEQSRADYALLEAERPALRETIEGLGYRVVDETWVRETSGVSLGLVDQLEAAIGPIDDGLRCGEPARNHDGEFVVWDPSGELLARASGIDRERTRAVVARTALAFDTEQNGTEVVGPVALPAPDDRDPIVEGLTAVLAPSYDEVVRDGDCLRARETAFDPSLAREHGVPEGPKFGQLSAGRSVEVDGETVDPADVVRERVDEFELAEVRSP; the protein is encoded by the coding sequence ATGCTCGCCGTCGTCGTCTCGCGGTCGGACTCGGCCTCCGAACACGTGGGAGAACGACTGCTCGATCTTGTCGAGTGGACGGAGACCGTCGACGAGGAGCGGCCGGACGGCGACGGTGGCGGCACCGTCTACCGTCGGGACGAGATCGAACTCCGAACGTTCGACTCGATCCACCTCGACCTCGAATCGGTCGCGACGGCCTTCGACGACCCCGACCTGCTCGTCTTCGCGTCGCGCCACGCCGGTGAGACGGGGCCGCTCCTGACCGCACATCACACGGGAAACTTCGGGCCGGCGGAGTTCGGCGGCGCGGACGGCGTCCTCGCCCGTGCCTGTCCGAACGCACACCGCAGAGTCGTCGAGGCTCTCGAATCGTTCGCGCCCGAGGGCTACGAGGTTGGGATGGAGGCGACCCACCACGGCCCCAGCGTCGTCGGCGCTCCCTCGATGTTCGTCGAAGTCGGGAGCGACGAGCCCCAGTGGGACGACGCCGACGCCGCGCGGGCAGTCGCGCGAGCGATCCTCGCGCTCGAAGACACCGAGCCCGACGCGTCACGTGAGAACGGAACGCGTCGCCACCTCGTGGGCTTTGGCGGCGGCCACTACGCGCCCAGGTTCGAGCGCGTCCGCCGCGAGACCGACTGGGCGATCGGCCACGTCGGTGCCGACTGGGCGCTGGACGCGATGGGCGATCCCCGGGACAACCCGGACGTGATCGAGCGGGCCTTCGAGCAGAGCCGTGCCGACTACGCACTGCTAGAGGCCGAGCGGCCGGCACTGCGCGAGACGATCGAAGGACTGGGTTACCGCGTCGTCGACGAGACGTGGGTTCGCGAGACCAGCGGCGTCTCGCTGGGACTGGTCGATCAACTGGAAGCCGCGATCGGACCGATCGACGACGGCCTCCGGTGTGGCGAGCCCGCGAGAAACCACGACGGCGAGTTCGTCGTCTGGGACCCGTCTGGGGAGTTGCTGGCCAGGGCGAGCGGGATCGACCGGGAACGGACCCGAGCGGTCGTCGCTCGGACGGCGCTGGCGTTCGACACCGAACAGAACGGGACCGAAGTCGTCGGCCCCGTGGCGCTGCCAGCGCCCGACGACCGCGACCCCATCGTCGAGGGACTCACCGCGGTCCTGGCACCGTCGTACGACGAGGTCGTTCGGGACGGCGACTGTCTCCGGGCGCGCGAAACGGCCTTCGATCCGTCGCTGGCCCGCGAGCACGGCGTTCCGGAAGGCCCGAAGTTCGGACAGCTATCGGCCGGCCGCTCGGTCGAGGTCGACGGCGAGACCGTCGATCCCGCGGACGTCGTTCGAGAGCGCGTCGACGAGTTCGAACTCGCAGAAGTACGGTCTCCGTAA
- the ftsZ gene encoding cell division protein FtsZ, which produces MDSIIDDAIDEAEEEREGGDPASEGPDQDQSSTTPDATNTSGTMTDEELADVVKDLETKITVVGCGGAGGNTVTRMMEEGIHGAKLVAANTDAQHLADEVKADTKILIGKKRTGGRGAGSVPKIGEEAAQENIEDIQQSIDGSDMVFVTAGLGGGTGTGAAPVVAQAAQESDALTISIVTIPFTAEGERRRANADAGLERLRAVSDTVIVVPNDRLLDYAPSMPLQDAFKICDRVLMRSVKGMTELITKPGLVNVDFADVRTIMENGGVAMIGLGESDSENKAQDSIRSALRSPLLDVEFDGANSALVNVVGGPDMSIEEAEGVVEEIYDRIDPDARIIWGASVNQEFEGKMETMIVVTGVESPQIYGQSEAEREKAAQQLGEDIDYVE; this is translated from the coding sequence ATGGACTCCATAATCGACGACGCAATCGACGAGGCCGAGGAGGAGCGGGAGGGAGGCGATCCCGCTTCCGAGGGGCCCGACCAGGACCAGAGTTCGACCACACCAGACGCCACGAACACGTCTGGGACGATGACGGACGAAGAGCTGGCCGACGTGGTCAAGGACCTCGAAACCAAGATCACCGTCGTCGGGTGTGGGGGCGCGGGCGGCAACACGGTCACCCGAATGATGGAGGAGGGGATCCACGGTGCGAAGCTCGTGGCCGCCAACACGGACGCCCAGCACCTCGCCGACGAGGTCAAGGCCGACACGAAGATCCTCATCGGCAAGAAGCGCACCGGCGGCCGCGGTGCCGGCTCGGTCCCGAAGATCGGCGAGGAGGCCGCCCAGGAGAACATCGAAGACATCCAGCAGTCCATCGACGGCTCCGACATGGTGTTCGTCACCGCTGGACTGGGTGGCGGGACCGGGACCGGTGCCGCCCCCGTCGTCGCACAGGCCGCACAGGAGTCCGACGCGCTGACGATCTCGATCGTCACCATCCCGTTCACCGCAGAGGGCGAGCGACGCCGCGCCAACGCCGACGCCGGCCTCGAACGCCTCCGTGCCGTCTCCGACACCGTCATCGTCGTCCCCAACGACCGCCTGCTCGACTACGCGCCCTCCATGCCGCTGCAGGACGCGTTCAAGATCTGTGACCGCGTGCTGATGCGTTCGGTCAAGGGGATGACCGAACTGATCACCAAGCCCGGCCTCGTCAACGTCGACTTCGCCGACGTTCGCACCATCATGGAGAACGGCGGCGTCGCGATGATCGGCCTCGGGGAGTCCGACAGCGAGAACAAGGCCCAGGACTCGATCCGCTCGGCCCTGCGCTCGCCGCTGCTCGACGTGGAGTTCGACGGTGCCAACAGCGCGCTGGTCAACGTCGTCGGTGGCCCCGACATGTCCATCGAGGAGGCAGAAGGCGTCGTCGAGGAGATCTACGACCGGATCGACCCCGACGCTCGCATCATCTGGGGCGCGAGCGTCAACCAGGAGTTCGAGGGGAAGATGGAGACCATGATCGTCGTCACCGGCGTCGAGAGCCCGCAGATCTACGGCCAGAGCGAGGCCGAACGCGAGAAGGCCGCCCAGCAACTCGGCGAAGATATCGACTACGTCGAGTAG
- a CDS encoding protein translocase SEC61 complex subunit gamma, whose translation MDVPYDLTSYVRVLKLASTPSWEEFSRVALIAGAGIVLVGLIGFVIFVLMSVVPGSTPA comes from the coding sequence ATGGACGTACCCTACGATCTCACCTCGTACGTGCGGGTGCTCAAACTCGCCAGCACGCCCTCCTGGGAGGAGTTCTCCAGGGTCGCCCTCATCGCGGGGGCTGGCATCGTACTCGTCGGACTCATCGGATTCGTCATCTTCGTGTTGATGTCGGTCGTCCCCGGCTCTACGCCAGCGTGA
- a CDS encoding transcription elongation factor Spt5 gives MGIYAVKTTASQERTVADMIISREEESIHAALAPDSLTSYVMVEADDASVFERILDEIPHANGVVPGESSMSEVEHFLSPKPDVEGIAEGDIVELIAGPFKGEKAQVQRIDEGKDQVTVELYEATVPIPVTVRGDQIRVLDSEER, from the coding sequence ATGGGAATCTACGCAGTCAAAACCACGGCCAGTCAGGAGCGCACCGTCGCAGACATGATCATCAGCCGCGAGGAGGAGTCGATCCACGCCGCCCTCGCGCCGGACTCGCTGACCAGCTACGTCATGGTCGAGGCCGACGACGCCAGCGTCTTCGAGCGGATCTTAGACGAGATCCCCCACGCCAACGGCGTCGTCCCCGGCGAGTCCTCGATGTCGGAGGTCGAGCACTTCCTCTCGCCGAAACCCGACGTGGAAGGGATCGCCGAGGGCGACATCGTCGAACTCATCGCCGGCCCGTTCAAAGGCGAGAAGGCACAGGTCCAGCGCATCGACGAGGGCAAAGACCAGGTCACCGTCGAGCTGTACGAGGCGACGGTGCCGATCCCGGTCACCGTCCGTGGCGACCAGATTCGCGTGCTGGACAGCGAAGAGCGGTAA
- a CDS encoding ABC transporter ATP-binding protein, protein MTPSAIETDGLTKQYGDSTALSELDLTVERGEVYGFLGPNGAGKSTTINLLLNYIKPTAGTARVLGHDPWNDVVACHQRVGICPDRFDTYDDLSARRHLELVIDTKRADDTPRSLLERVGLVDAIDKPAGEFSQGMEQRLALAMSLVGDPDLLVLDEPFTGLDPHGASLVRAVVEVESERGATVFFSSHVLGQVELVCDRVGILHRGRLVAEGSLAELRDRCDLSADATIEAVFMQLTGDSVRTEEVDR, encoded by the coding sequence GTGACGCCGTCCGCCATCGAAACGGACGGCCTCACGAAGCAGTACGGCGACTCGACGGCGCTCTCAGAGCTGGACCTGACCGTCGAGCGAGGCGAGGTGTACGGCTTCCTCGGGCCCAACGGTGCCGGCAAGTCGACGACGATCAACCTCCTGTTGAACTACATCAAGCCCACCGCCGGCACGGCGCGAGTCCTCGGCCACGATCCGTGGAACGACGTGGTCGCCTGTCACCAGCGGGTCGGCATCTGCCCTGACCGGTTCGACACTTACGACGATCTCTCGGCGCGACGCCACCTCGAACTCGTCATCGACACGAAGCGCGCCGACGACACGCCGCGATCGCTGCTCGAACGCGTCGGGCTGGTCGACGCGATCGACAAGCCCGCCGGTGAGTTCTCACAGGGGATGGAACAGCGGCTGGCCCTCGCGATGAGTCTCGTCGGTGACCCCGACCTCCTCGTACTCGACGAACCCTTTACCGGGCTCGATCCCCACGGGGCGTCCCTCGTTCGAGCGGTCGTCGAAGTCGAATCCGAACGCGGTGCGACGGTGTTTTTCTCCAGTCACGTGCTCGGACAGGTCGAACTGGTCTGTGATCGCGTCGGCATTCTCCACCGGGGCCGACTCGTCGCCGAGGGCTCGCTGGCCGAACTCCGGGACCGATGTGATCTGTCGGCCGACGCGACCATCGAAGCGGTGTTTATGCAACTCACCGGCGACTCCGTTCGTACGGAGGAGGTGGACCGATGA